From Segatella copri, the proteins below share one genomic window:
- a CDS encoding DNA-directed RNA polymerase subunit alpha C-terminal domain-containing protein, giving the protein MLKAHNISFLRLLTVGYISSETYHAVKEYGTIGNFPIENLDTFPEECQYEIKKLFLDEEIALTIALLEEADRDLEENKGVVMQVLNDVVALMNANAFIVQLGKKRFITDYAFCSREMLRESYAVSIHNYTDVVRFVNRFRLAYQARLVNQDDVAFVDSCSANEVDGNQGTEGGTGFVGKDRIVIESNALSEQNKELSYGKYIQFLYSLNKEQFVPYEAFIMSQEFSSRTINCIRNIGIRNFYVNYLFASQVKLLTIRNFGKKSYFELENVKQSLIDYVIRSCQDSQIVKACEIEEKNVQKVKKHTLKEIAGEDKYQLIVAKYDELLQTSSLSVRARNGICSYEGDFIEDFMHSHKDIKHLSKIGRKTAGEIQDFVDGFQSYIDEIIGHDFSEEEKSLLLMKSKYGNFVDEYACDFYSERGSLPMFHIVENILKEELKYNNKIQFLNYLMPMLKGGIPLTLEQIAEKCNLTRERVRQICTKGIGYMYREIKPKKCDNLYYYKVVSQTEDWAYLTDKFKNEVVIKSSSVEEMLKQENCNLTVSIGLLIMLRIFDGQYCVVGNRPYDMNTRSKSSWNNSFVVKKELVEAFDFDDMRCTLERYFEEHDAEEQICQTAEELLLDFFMSSWNMFESSEVEAVGTVVSEILMREYGLIPDEELHFLIQGHKTLTAADVLFRVLTEKYEPMTVDELYDILQTKYSFKYKSPASIRGIVNSDARLCMVGVDNLVALTEWEHIKLGSVREIIVQFLEKFDEPKPVHDIVGYVLRYRDTTENSIRSTMYSGSQFRQFDNGYFGLADKSYPDEHLYAQSIEFKERVKEMECFLIQKKHFPFASSEDNSEINLRQWWLRNKSSDSLNDVQQNEIKRIQDSYWYLPTDKREVRWFSSFNQYREFVQEHDRRPSCYIEREKSLSEWFAKAQKQFVDGELSENEEKVYLYLCKIL; this is encoded by the coding sequence ATTTGGATACTTTTCCTGAAGAGTGTCAATATGAAATTAAGAAACTATTTCTTGATGAGGAGATTGCTTTGACGATAGCTCTTTTGGAAGAAGCTGATAGAGATTTGGAAGAAAACAAAGGTGTTGTCATGCAGGTACTGAATGATGTCGTAGCATTGATGAATGCGAATGCTTTCATCGTCCAATTGGGGAAAAAGCGATTTATTACTGATTATGCTTTTTGTTCACGAGAAATGCTGAGGGAAAGTTATGCAGTCTCAATTCATAACTATACTGATGTGGTGCGCTTTGTGAATCGTTTTAGACTGGCATATCAAGCAAGACTTGTAAACCAAGATGATGTTGCATTCGTTGATAGTTGTTCTGCAAATGAAGTGGATGGTAATCAAGGTACAGAAGGGGGAACAGGCTTTGTGGGCAAAGACCGAATTGTTATTGAAAGTAATGCCTTGTCAGAACAAAATAAAGAACTTAGTTATGGAAAATATATTCAATTTTTGTATAGTTTGAATAAGGAGCAATTTGTTCCTTATGAAGCATTTATAATGTCGCAAGAGTTTAGCTCAAGGACCATAAATTGCATTCGTAATATTGGCATTCGTAATTTTTATGTAAATTATTTGTTTGCTTCACAAGTAAAATTGCTGACTATAAGAAATTTTGGAAAGAAGTCTTATTTTGAACTAGAAAATGTAAAGCAAAGCTTGATAGATTATGTGATTAGGTCTTGTCAAGATTCTCAGATTGTAAAAGCCTGTGAAATAGAAGAGAAAAATGTCCAAAAAGTAAAAAAACATACATTGAAAGAAATTGCTGGTGAGGATAAATATCAACTGATTGTAGCAAAATATGATGAACTTCTACAAACTTCTTCATTAAGCGTACGTGCAAGGAATGGAATCTGCAGTTATGAAGGTGATTTCATAGAAGACTTTATGCATTCTCATAAGGATATAAAGCACTTGAGTAAGATAGGTCGAAAGACGGCAGGTGAAATACAGGACTTCGTAGATGGATTTCAATCATATATAGATGAAATAATAGGACATGACTTTTCTGAAGAAGAAAAAAGTTTGTTGTTGATGAAGTCCAAATATGGTAATTTTGTAGATGAGTATGCTTGTGATTTTTATTCAGAAAGAGGGTCACTTCCGATGTTTCATATAGTAGAAAATATACTAAAAGAAGAGCTGAAATATAATAATAAAATTCAATTCTTGAATTATCTTATGCCTATGTTAAAAGGGGGAATACCGTTGACATTGGAACAAATTGCTGAGAAGTGTAATTTGACTCGTGAACGAGTTCGCCAAATATGTACAAAGGGAATTGGGTATATGTATAGAGAAATAAAACCCAAAAAGTGTGATAATTTGTATTACTATAAGGTTGTGTCCCAGACAGAAGATTGGGCTTATCTTACGGATAAATTTAAAAATGAAGTTGTTATAAAATCAAGCTCCGTAGAAGAAATGTTGAAACAAGAGAATTGTAATCTTACAGTTTCTATAGGCTTGTTGATAATGTTGAGAATCTTTGATGGACAGTATTGTGTCGTTGGTAATAGACCATACGATATGAATACTCGATCTAAGTCTTCTTGGAATAATAGCTTTGTGGTAAAAAAAGAGTTAGTTGAGGCTTTTGACTTTGATGATATGCGTTGTACCTTGGAACGTTATTTCGAGGAACATGATGCCGAAGAACAAATATGTCAAACTGCCGAAGAGCTTTTGCTGGATTTCTTTATGTCATCTTGGAATATGTTTGAAAGTTCTGAAGTTGAAGCGGTCGGTACTGTTGTTTCTGAAATTCTGATGCGGGAATATGGACTGATTCCAGATGAAGAGCTTCATTTTTTGATACAGGGACATAAAACCTTGACGGCGGCAGATGTGTTGTTTCGTGTTTTAACAGAAAAGTATGAACCAATGACAGTGGATGAGCTGTATGACATCTTGCAAACCAAATACTCTTTTAAGTATAAATCCCCAGCAAGTATACGAGGAATTGTGAACTCCGATGCTCGCTTATGTATGGTTGGTGTGGATAATCTGGTGGCATTAACTGAATGGGAACATATAAAACTCGGAAGTGTGCGTGAAATAATAGTACAATTTTTAGAAAAATTTGACGAGCCTAAGCCAGTGCATGACATAGTTGGGTATGTGTTGCGTTATCGAGATACAACAGAGAATAGTATTCGTTCAACGATGTATAGCGGTTCTCAGTTTCGACAATTTGATAATGGGTATTTTGGATTGGCAGATAAATCTTATCCCGATGAACATCTTTATGCGCAGTCTATTGAATTTAAAGAGCGGGTTAAAGAGATGGAATGTTTCTTGATACAGAAAAAGCATTTTCCATTTGCTTCATCAGAAGACAATTCTGAGATAAATCTACGCCAATGGTGGCTTCGGAATAAGAGCAGTGATTCTCTAAATGATGTTCAGCAAAATGAAATCAAGAGAATTCAAGATTCTTACTGGTATTTGCCAACAGACAAGAGGGAAGTAAGGTGGTTTTCCTCCTTTAATCAGTATCGAGAGTTTGTGCAGGAGCATGACAGAAGACCATCTTGCTATATTGAACGAGAAAAGTCTTTGTCAGAATGGTTTGCTAAGGCTCAAAAACAGTTTGTTGATGGTGAACTATCAGAAAATGAAGAAAAAGTGTATTTATATTTATGTAAAATTTTATAG
- a CDS encoding DEAD/DEAH box helicase family protein: MLADKIFHYSYSQIDEHKPAEFCSLALKNSLRLDLGLGYFSSASFHVLANGMAQFIVNGGKMNLYINQYMSEEDYGLFKGKYDDYFDKRLASSLLEMQKTFSQRDEHFFQCLAYLIQSQRINVKVIVFVKGGLPHEKYGIFTDEYGNKIYFCGSMNMTANALLDNLETIECTCSWMGKDSMDKVDNMEAHFLKVWNGNCENVHVYEAKEFCNEIVCTYSGKDPEQLLKREKEFVDAWQRENAVRTTKVPHFPIKYKEGARPYQEEAYQAWITNGKKGIFAMATGTGKTVTSLNCALHEYQVDGYYHLLILVPTLDLVEQWKEELKAFGFRKILGISSLNASWRKEMLENVRKIQRGGHVDFCIVSTYDSFVNRDFQSMLSKMSDTMLLIADEAHNIGGRRVKACFKELTITKRIALSATPERIYDEDGTRQIANFFADERPYVFSFPMSKAIAEERLCKYYYFPHIVYLNDDEMALYSMITRKLALLWDSEKCLFKNKQEAEKLLMNRKRIIHKCQDKIRVFREILQEIGEEKLRYAFVYAPQGNYEHSDSEEEYENISFIQKLLDETKALYPNKRCNTFIGTDSKDKRATLLKAFGQGTIDVLFAMKCLDEGVDVPRAECGIFTSSTGNPREFIQRRGRLLRTHAEKTFSYIYDMVVIPSTVNRVECNSSMERNQVKAELKRVAYFASLAINCYANNGAYEVLSNVAQHFGIVWSELFEDVEQ, encoded by the coding sequence ATGCTGGCAGATAAGATATTTCATTATAGCTATTCACAAATAGATGAGCATAAACCTGCGGAGTTTTGCTCGCTTGCGTTGAAGAATAGTTTGAGGTTAGACTTGGGGTTGGGCTATTTTAGCTCAGCAAGTTTTCATGTGTTGGCAAATGGTATGGCACAATTCATCGTTAATGGTGGAAAGATGAACCTCTATATTAACCAGTATATGTCTGAGGAGGACTATGGACTTTTTAAGGGAAAGTATGATGACTATTTTGACAAAAGGTTGGCTAGCTCTTTATTGGAAATGCAGAAGACTTTTAGTCAGAGAGATGAGCATTTCTTCCAATGCCTTGCATATCTGATTCAATCTCAGAGAATTAATGTCAAAGTCATAGTTTTTGTCAAAGGTGGCTTGCCACATGAAAAGTATGGAATATTTACAGATGAATATGGAAATAAGATCTATTTTTGTGGTTCGATGAATATGACCGCCAATGCCTTGCTGGATAATTTAGAGACGATAGAGTGTACTTGCTCCTGGATGGGAAAGGATAGTATGGATAAGGTTGACAATATGGAGGCGCATTTCTTAAAAGTGTGGAATGGAAACTGCGAGAATGTCCATGTATATGAAGCAAAGGAATTTTGTAATGAGATTGTTTGCACATACTCAGGAAAGGATCCAGAACAACTATTAAAGAGAGAAAAGGAATTTGTCGATGCTTGGCAAAGAGAGAATGCTGTTAGGACAACAAAAGTTCCGCATTTCCCAATAAAATACAAAGAAGGAGCAAGACCTTATCAAGAAGAAGCTTATCAAGCCTGGATAACTAATGGCAAAAAAGGTATATTTGCTATGGCGACAGGTACAGGAAAAACGGTAACTTCCTTGAATTGTGCTTTACATGAATATCAAGTAGATGGCTATTATCATTTGTTGATATTAGTGCCAACTCTTGACCTCGTAGAACAATGGAAGGAAGAGTTGAAGGCTTTCGGCTTTAGAAAGATACTGGGTATATCTTCTTTAAATGCTTCATGGAGAAAGGAAATGTTGGAAAATGTTCGCAAAATTCAAAGAGGTGGACATGTTGATTTTTGTATAGTATCGACTTATGATTCTTTTGTGAACAGGGATTTCCAGTCCATGTTGTCAAAAATGTCCGATACAATGCTATTGATAGCAGACGAGGCTCATAATATTGGTGGTAGAAGAGTTAAAGCTTGTTTTAAGGAATTAACGATAACAAAGCGCATAGCTCTTTCTGCTACTCCTGAGCGTATTTATGATGAGGATGGTACAAGACAAATTGCTAATTTTTTTGCTGATGAACGTCCTTATGTTTTCTCGTTTCCAATGAGCAAGGCTATTGCTGAGGAAAGATTATGTAAGTATTACTATTTTCCACATATAGTCTATCTTAATGATGACGAGATGGCTCTTTATTCTATGATAACTCGTAAGTTGGCATTGCTATGGGACTCAGAGAAATGCCTGTTTAAAAATAAACAGGAAGCAGAAAAGTTGTTGATGAATAGAAAACGAATCATCCATAAATGCCAAGATAAGATAAGGGTGTTTCGTGAGATACTTCAAGAGATTGGTGAAGAAAAACTAAGATATGCATTTGTGTATGCTCCTCAGGGAAACTATGAACATAGTGATTCTGAGGAAGAATATGAAAATATAAGTTTTATTCAGAAATTACTTGATGAGACAAAAGCATTATATCCCAATAAGCGTTGTAATACATTTATCGGGACTGATAGTAAAGATAAAAGGGCAACGCTGCTAAAGGCGTTTGGACAAGGAACGATAGATGTGTTGTTTGCTATGAAGTGTTTGGACGAAGGGGTTGATGTGCCACGTGCAGAATGTGGGATCTTTACATCGAGTACAGGAAATCCAAGGGAGTTTATCCAAAGACGAGGAAGGCTGTTGAGAACTCATGCCGAGAAAACTTTCAGCTACATTTATGATATGGTGGTTATTCCATCTACCGTAAATCGGGTAGAATGTAATTCGAGTATGGAGCGAAATCAAGTGAAAGCAGAACTCAAACGAGTGGCATATTTCGCTTCGTTGGCAATAAACTGCTATGCTAATAATGGAGCTTATGAGGTGCTGAGTAATGTGGCGCAACATTTTGGTATAGTTTGGAGTGAATTGTTTGAAGATGTTGAACAATAA
- a CDS encoding DUF3450 domain-containing protein yields MGTIIKSVAFENFYNYYGSYEANEYQFKAGINIVNADNNMGKSKFYNGFMWMLRDQVYDSDIKAFVDANESLVKMASGKAKAEDLLFKVGFRVIFTNADVEYTVEKYSKFSTSDGELLHTPSMMSVFKKENNADTPVFDKDEQMDIINKVFIPLSIRNYALLQGESMDRLVDLSSKKALSDTIDTLAGISILKGICDTSRKMAKMADSLYQTKDSENSKNDTAKQREKAKRTTFVQNIEKLKEEIEAAKDELNAAKRKKEELDAYISNSNKRVGIRSKLEANTIAIKDTKKNIDDIEMSITKSLFDEENPWLLMGMQDELETFDAKREKHIGEVARMNDDGALVIMLPEGSPDTSSLERMLKTEVCEVCGQRAHKGSDAWNHIKMILDRPKKISTTRNDFKDFYGMLQKSASSYLMSIPRLGSKIEDVKVRLDKMKDNLDELEEKKNDIFTELNNAGGNADNSEYNDRNIVADYRRVNSVITAKENEINGKNKMVAKMEDALAANNQKLSSYKKAADVEKYEEFAQVLAKINTVIEETKDDIFGRTIETLAQNANEKYKALTSGNQSSGGILDFQRDHDIVNVTIRDVNNGEITGLGTGFQRMKQLAIVMAVISSKIGDEKMFDYPFISDAPFSEFGENFINNFFAVAPEVFSQSIIMIKELYDPNADDLLTPFGRRILDKMNKGQIRGTFYVNVIEEKADTTGLVTTHKCYKY; encoded by the coding sequence ATGGGAACAATTATCAAATCTGTAGCTTTTGAAAACTTCTATAATTACTATGGAAGTTATGAAGCTAATGAATACCAATTTAAGGCTGGTATAAACATAGTAAATGCCGATAATAATATGGGCAAATCTAAGTTTTATAATGGCTTTATGTGGATGTTGCGTGACCAGGTGTATGATTCTGATATCAAGGCTTTCGTCGATGCAAATGAATCTCTTGTAAAAATGGCTTCTGGAAAGGCTAAGGCGGAAGACCTTCTTTTCAAGGTCGGTTTTAGAGTGATATTCACAAATGCAGATGTGGAGTACACTGTAGAGAAGTATTCAAAATTTTCAACTTCAGATGGTGAACTGCTTCATACGCCATCAATGATGAGTGTTTTTAAAAAAGAGAATAATGCCGATACACCTGTATTCGACAAAGATGAGCAGATGGACATAATCAACAAGGTGTTTATACCTTTGTCTATTCGTAATTATGCATTGCTGCAAGGTGAGTCAATGGATCGTTTGGTAGATTTGTCCTCTAAAAAGGCTTTGTCTGATACGATAGATACGTTGGCTGGAATCTCGATATTAAAGGGGATTTGTGACACTTCTCGTAAGATGGCAAAAATGGCAGACTCTTTATATCAAACAAAAGATTCGGAAAACTCGAAGAACGATACCGCTAAGCAAAGAGAAAAAGCAAAAAGAACTACTTTTGTACAGAATATAGAGAAACTCAAAGAGGAAATAGAGGCTGCAAAAGATGAACTTAATGCGGCAAAGAGAAAAAAAGAGGAGCTTGATGCTTACATAAGTAATTCAAATAAGCGTGTAGGGATTCGTTCTAAATTGGAAGCAAATACGATTGCAATAAAAGATACAAAGAAGAATATAGATGACATAGAAATGTCTATAACAAAGAGTCTTTTTGATGAAGAGAATCCATGGCTGTTGATGGGGATGCAAGATGAACTGGAAACATTTGACGCCAAACGAGAAAAACATATCGGTGAGGTGGCGCGTATGAATGATGATGGGGCTTTGGTGATTATGTTGCCAGAGGGATCACCGGATACATCATCTTTAGAAAGAATGTTGAAGACTGAGGTTTGTGAAGTTTGCGGGCAGAGAGCACATAAAGGCTCTGATGCCTGGAACCATATTAAGATGATTCTTGACAGACCAAAGAAAATCAGCACCACACGTAATGATTTTAAGGATTTCTATGGCATGTTGCAGAAATCAGCAAGTTCTTACTTGATGAGTATTCCACGTTTAGGCTCCAAAATTGAAGACGTAAAGGTACGTTTGGATAAAATGAAAGATAACTTGGATGAATTGGAGGAAAAGAAGAATGATATCTTTACGGAACTGAATAATGCAGGTGGTAATGCTGATAATTCAGAATACAACGATAGAAATATCGTTGCCGATTATCGTCGAGTAAATTCCGTTATAACAGCAAAAGAAAATGAAATAAACGGAAAAAATAAAATGGTAGCAAAGATGGAAGATGCATTGGCTGCAAACAATCAAAAGTTATCTTCATATAAGAAAGCTGCCGATGTAGAAAAGTATGAGGAGTTTGCCCAGGTGTTAGCAAAAATCAATACAGTCATCGAAGAGACTAAAGATGACATATTTGGCAGAACGATTGAGACTTTAGCGCAAAATGCCAATGAAAAATATAAAGCACTGACTTCTGGCAATCAGTCTTCTGGTGGAATTTTGGATTTCCAAAGAGATCATGATATCGTAAATGTTACAATACGTGATGTGAACAATGGTGAGATAACCGGATTGGGAACTGGTTTCCAAAGAATGAAGCAGTTAGCTATTGTCATGGCTGTAATTTCTTCAAAGATAGGGGATGAGAAGATGTTTGATTATCCTTTTATTTCAGATGCACCATTTTCTGAGTTTGGTGAAAATTTCATCAATAATTTCTTTGCTGTGGCACCAGAAGTGTTCAGTCAGAGTATCATAATGATTAAGGAATTGTACGATCCTAATGCGGATGATTTGCTGACACCGTTTGGGCGTAGAATCCTTGACAAAATGAACAAAGGACAGATTCGTGGTACATTCTATGTGAATGTTATCGAGGAAAAAGCGGATACAACAGGTTTAGTAACAACTCATAAATGCTATAAGTATTAA
- the uvrA gene encoding excinuclease ABC subunit UvrA, protein MNSEEKINVWGARVHNLKNIDVEIPRDSLTVITGLSGSGKSSLAFDTIFAEGQRRYIETFSAYARNFLGNMERPDVDKITGLSPVISIEQKTTNKNPRSTVGTTTEIYDYLRLLYARAGTAYSYQSGEEMMKYTEEQVIDMILSDYKGKAIFLLAPLVRQRKGHYRELFESMRRKGYLYVRLDGNILEIVPNMKTDRYKNHNIEAVVDKLVVKEEDEERIRKSVATAMKQGDGMVMVLEKGAKEAKTYSKRLMDPVTGIAYQDPAPNMFSFNSPEGACPHCKGLGKVNQIDIKKVIPDDRLSIHEGGIAPLGKYKNQMIFWQIESLLSKYDLNLKTPICEIPGDAMQEILYGSLENVKIEKEKVHTSTDYFCAYDGIIDYLQKVMEDDESAAGKKWADQFISTIECPECHGLRLKKESLSFKIWDKNISEVASLDIDELRDWLEEVEQHLPSMKAKVAHEIIKELRSRVTFLLDVGLNYLSLNRQSASLSGGESQRIRLATQIGSQLVNVLYILDEPSIGLHQRDNERLLNSLKELRDLGNTVIVVEHDEDMMRAADWIVDIGPKAGRKGGEVVFQGTPQEMLKTDTITAQYLNGKMAIEVPALRREGNGKHITIHGATGNNLKGVDVDFPLGKLIVVTGVSGSGKSTLINETLQPILSQHFYRSLKKPMPYESIEGIENIDKVVNVDQSPIGRTPRSNPATYTGVFSDIRSLFVGLPEAKIRGYKPGRFSFNVKGGRCEECKGNGYKTIEMNFLPDVYVPCEVCHGKRYNRETLEVRYKGKSIADVLDMTINQAVDFFENVPQILQKIKALQNVGLGYIRLGQSSTTLSGGESQRVKLATELSKRDTGKTLYILDEPTTGLHFEDIRILMDVLQKLVDRGNTVIIIEHNLDVIKLADWLIDMGPEGGRGGGQLLFAGTPEEMVKQQKGYTYKFLAPLLKKSGKPE, encoded by the coding sequence ATGAATTCAGAAGAAAAGATAAATGTATGGGGCGCACGGGTCCACAACCTCAAGAACATAGATGTGGAGATTCCGCGTGATTCCCTCACCGTGATTACCGGACTCTCGGGTTCGGGCAAGAGTTCACTGGCCTTCGACACCATCTTTGCCGAAGGTCAGCGCAGATATATCGAAACATTCTCTGCCTATGCCCGCAACTTCCTGGGTAATATGGAACGCCCGGATGTTGATAAGATTACGGGATTGAGTCCGGTCATCAGCATAGAACAGAAAACCACCAACAAGAATCCCCGCTCTACCGTGGGCACTACCACCGAGATTTACGACTATCTCCGTCTGCTCTATGCCCGCGCCGGTACTGCATACAGCTATCAGAGTGGCGAGGAGATGATGAAATATACCGAGGAACAGGTCATCGACATGATTCTCAGCGATTATAAGGGCAAGGCTATCTTCCTGCTCGCTCCCCTCGTACGCCAGCGCAAGGGTCATTATCGCGAACTCTTCGAAAGCATGCGCAGAAAGGGGTATCTCTACGTGCGACTCGACGGCAACATCCTCGAAATCGTTCCCAATATGAAAACCGACCGCTACAAGAACCACAATATAGAAGCTGTGGTCGATAAACTGGTGGTGAAGGAAGAAGATGAGGAACGTATCCGCAAGAGTGTGGCAACGGCTATGAAACAGGGCGACGGCATGGTAATGGTTCTTGAGAAAGGTGCCAAGGAGGCCAAGACATACTCCAAGCGTCTCATGGACCCTGTAACGGGTATTGCCTACCAGGATCCAGCTCCTAACATGTTCTCCTTCAACTCTCCCGAAGGTGCCTGTCCGCATTGCAAGGGCCTGGGAAAGGTGAACCAGATTGATATCAAGAAGGTAATTCCCGATGATAGACTCAGCATCCATGAAGGCGGCATCGCTCCGCTCGGAAAATACAAGAACCAGATGATTTTCTGGCAGATAGAATCATTGCTCAGCAAGTATGACCTCAACCTGAAGACACCTATCTGTGAGATTCCGGGCGATGCCATGCAGGAAATTCTTTATGGTTCGCTCGAAAACGTGAAGATAGAAAAGGAAAAGGTGCATACCTCTACCGACTATTTCTGCGCCTACGATGGCATCATCGACTACCTGCAGAAGGTGATGGAAGATGACGAGAGTGCGGCGGGCAAGAAATGGGCCGACCAGTTTATCTCTACCATCGAATGTCCTGAATGCCATGGTTTGCGACTCAAAAAGGAATCGCTCTCTTTCAAAATCTGGGATAAGAATATATCCGAAGTAGCCAGTCTTGACATCGATGAACTGCGCGATTGGCTCGAAGAAGTGGAACAGCATCTGCCTTCGATGAAAGCGAAGGTGGCTCATGAAATCATCAAGGAGTTGCGCTCACGCGTTACCTTCCTCCTCGATGTGGGACTCAATTATCTCTCGCTCAACCGCCAGTCGGCTTCTCTCTCGGGTGGCGAGAGCCAGCGCATCCGTCTGGCTACTCAGATTGGTAGCCAGCTGGTCAATGTACTCTATATCCTCGATGAGCCGAGCATCGGTCTGCACCAGCGCGACAACGAACGTCTGCTCAACAGTCTGAAGGAACTTCGCGACCTGGGCAATACCGTTATTGTGGTGGAGCACGATGAAGATATGATGCGGGCTGCCGACTGGATTGTAGATATCGGTCCGAAGGCGGGACGCAAGGGAGGTGAAGTTGTCTTCCAGGGCACTCCCCAGGAGATGCTCAAGACCGATACCATCACCGCCCAGTATCTCAACGGCAAGATGGCTATTGAGGTACCTGCCCTCCGCAGAGAAGGCAACGGCAAGCATATCACCATTCACGGAGCTACGGGCAACAACCTCAAGGGGGTGGATGTTGATTTTCCACTCGGCAAACTCATTGTCGTAACGGGTGTCAGCGGCTCAGGCAAATCTACTCTCATCAACGAGACCCTCCAGCCTATCCTCTCGCAGCATTTCTACCGTTCGCTCAAGAAACCGATGCCATACGAGAGCATCGAAGGTATCGAGAATATCGACAAGGTAGTGAATGTAGACCAGAGTCCTATTGGCAGAACGCCTCGCAGCAATCCAGCTACCTACACAGGCGTGTTCAGCGATATCCGCTCACTCTTCGTAGGACTTCCCGAAGCAAAGATCCGCGGTTACAAGCCGGGCAGATTCTCCTTCAATGTGAAAGGTGGAAGATGCGAGGAATGTAAGGGTAACGGATATAAGACCATCGAAATGAACTTCCTGCCGGATGTCTACGTACCTTGTGAGGTATGCCACGGCAAACGCTACAACCGCGAGACGCTGGAGGTAAGATACAAGGGAAAGAGCATCGCCGATGTTCTCGACATGACCATCAACCAGGCGGTAGATTTCTTCGAGAATGTTCCTCAGATACTGCAGAAGATCAAGGCATTACAGAATGTAGGACTCGGATACATCAGGTTAGGACAGAGTTCCACTACCCTCTCTGGCGGTGAAAGTCAGCGCGTAAAACTGGCTACCGAACTCTCGAAGCGTGATACGGGCAAGACGCTCTATATTCTCGATGAACCGACAACCGGTCTGCATTTCGAAGACATCCGCATCCTGATGGATGTACTCCAAAAACTGGTAGACCGTGGCAATACGGTCATTATCATCGAGCACAATCTCGATGTCATCAAACTCGCCGACTGGCTCATCGACATGGGTCCGGAAGGTGGACGAGGCGGCGGTCAGCTCCTCTTTGCCGGTACACCAGAAGAAATGGTGAAGCAGCAAAAGGGGTATACCTACAAGTTCCTCGCCCCTTTACTGAAAAAATCAGGGAAACCTGAATAA